A DNA window from Drosophila virilis strain 15010-1051.87 chromosome 4, Dvir_AGI_RSII-ME, whole genome shotgun sequence contains the following coding sequences:
- the Grl36b gene encoding LOW QUALITY PROTEIN: uncharacterized protein Grl36b (The sequence of the model RefSeq protein was modified relative to this genomic sequence to represent the inferred CDS: substituted 1 base at 1 genomic stop codon): MSSLTVTLRVLAALATIVGCNVYRFMPHSCTFRRRPNMQRLISLMHSVWLRPWIFIASYLHARFFILHFLLTISENVADNDKALTLVYYLSALAMKYQNIIASIFITYIYKYHLKNIERTLNEFANIYQRFIRRFGHAPRINWWLFIVYFTEWFSLAIPVLRPSGFTRVPYVGEKSPMNTFLSCSAVLFVSLQPFFLSLLAHLGFLLLHGYYEKEHQLLLQSKQPRTDDVHEELLENYVALMKLRQHFELLLRPFVCVGMFSELNSCMCSFHLLLYDKHKLGYLLYTILGALIYPLCFVYQSQFIKSVEQQFGHELLRFKNNGRRQKQVSSKCKMHVLSLRLASXYSLLQLQIFCHYKLVSYYTLDRSMFNIFNVNRSHILECLYVSWIFAMFTNSLLVNSPHAWVQHNANKEHGIL; encoded by the coding sequence CCGCGCTAGCCACAATTGTCGGTTGCAACGTCTACAGGTTTATGCCGCACAGTTGCACGTTCCGGCGTCGGCCGAATATGCAACGTCTGATCTCGCTGATGCACAGCGTCTGGCTGCGTCCGTGGATATTCATTGCCAGCTATTTGCATGCGAGATTTTTTATTCTACATTTTCTGCTGACCATCTCGGAGAATGTGGCAGATAATGATAAGGCCCTAACGTTGGTGTATTATCTAAGTGCCCTGGCAATGAAATATCAGAATATAATCGCATCCATTTTTatcacatatatttataagtatcATCTGAAGAACATTGAGCGGACTCTCAATGAGTTTGCGAATATTTATCAGCGATTTATAAGACGCTTTGGCCATGCACCGCGCATCAATTGGTGGCtctttattgtttattttacgGAATGGTTTAGTCTTGCAATTCCGGTCCTCCGGCCAAGTGGTTTCACTCGAGTACCCTATGTGGGCGAGAAGTCGCCGATGAACACCTTTCTGAGCTGTTCAGCTGTGCTCTTTGTCAGCCTGCAGCCATTCTTTTTGTCCCTGCTGGCGCACTTGggatttttgctgctgcacgGATACTACGAGAAGGagcaccagctgctgctgcaatctAAACAACCACGCACAGATGATGTTCATGAGGAGCTATTGGAAAACTATGTAGCCTTAATGAAACTGAGACAACACTTTGAGCTGCTGTTGCgtccatttgtgtgtgttggcatGTTTTCGGAGCTGAACAGTTGCATGTGTAGCTTCCACCTACTGCTGTATGATAAACATAAATTGGGCTATCTGCTCTATACAATTCTCGGTGCTCTGATATATCCCTTGTGCTTTGTATACCAGAGCCAGTTCATCAAATCGGTTGAGCAACAGTTTGGGCATGAATTGCTCAGATTTAAGAACAATGGCAGGCGACAAAAGCAGGTCAGTtcgaaatgcaaaatgcatgtATTATCGCTAAGGTTGGCTAGTTGATATTCTCTTTTGCAGCTACAAATCTTCTGTCATTACAAATTGGTCTCTTATTACACCTTGGATCGCAGCATGTTTAATATATTCAACGTGAATCGCAGTCACATTTTGGAGTGCTTGTATGTTAGCTGGATATTTGCCATGTTCACCAACAGCCTTCTCGTTAACTCACCGCATGCCTGGGTCCAACATAATGCCAATAAGGAGCATGGtattctttaa